The proteins below are encoded in one region of Antennarius striatus isolate MH-2024 chromosome 7, ASM4005453v1, whole genome shotgun sequence:
- the LOC137599155 gene encoding small conductance calcium-activated potassium channel protein 2-like, translating into MLQCCDQEGGNNFCNHSELKDSDRASLFNIPLNSDKLPDTNQKLHKNPQSPNTADLNWRECPGKEPLLVRQHQKQSPRWSVSGDSACLLSGDLSIIHKCRHLPYNPLTSTISTRVKRLSTTASDKSIQSFYTDRYTLLENQDLVKKREQKQSQIISQHVCGSKKSLPKHVLSSTNTGDVINGNAVRPLSSLSTSRSSLSDLLSGQEPFQHLSSANLEDDFSKVVGEDSSKANSETLSGEEGSIPQKKTKDISYRLGQRKVLFVKRKQLSDYALVCGMFGIVVMVIETELSRGPYSKESVYSYVLKGLISLSTAILLGLIILYHAREIQLFMVDNGADDWRIAMTFERIFCVALELLICAIHPIPGQYVFTWNARLAFSYTASVADADVDIILSVPMFLRLYLIGRVMLLHSKLLTDASSRSIGALNKISFDTRFVMKTLMTICPGTVLLVFSVSCWIIAAWIVRVCESIYSPSSVFRSCVYRYHDAQEVTSTFLGAMWLISITFLSIGYGDMVPHTYCGKGVCLLTGIMGAGCTALVVAVVARKSELTRAEKHVHNFMMDTQLYKKIKNTAANVLRETWLIYKNTKLVKKIDRARVRQHQRKFLQAIHQMRTVKMEQRKLTDQANTVADLAKTQNMMYELVSELQHRSEELDKRIFALEEKLDSIHLRIQSLPVALSQAITKLQKDFLDDLACRVHFLSSSLSSECCSVPARQPCPGSTTKTPCNS; encoded by the exons ATGCTCCAGTGCTgtgatcaagaaggtggaaatAATTTTTGCAATCATTCTGAACTTAAAGACAGTGACCGAGCATCTTTATTCAACATCCCTCTGAACTCCGACAAACTTCCTGACACAAATCAGAAACTTCACAAAAATCCTCAATCCCCTAACACTGCAGACCTCAACTGGAGAGAGTGTCCTGGTAAAGAACCGCTATTGGTCCGGCAACATCAAAAGCAAAGCCCTCGCTGGTCAGTGAGCGGTGATTCCGCCTGCCTGTTGTCTGGAGATCTTTCCATCATCCACAAATGTCGTCACCTCCCTTACAACCCCTTAACCAGCACGATCAGCACACGGGTGAAGAGGCTGTCTACTACAGCGAGTGACAAAAGTATCCAGTCCTTCTATACCGACCGGTATACTTTGCTTGAAAACCAGGATTTAGTGAAAAAGAGAGAACAGAAACAAAGTCAG ATTATTTCTCAGCACGTGTGTGGATCAAAAAAGTCCCTTCCAAAACATGTTCTCTCATCAACTAACACTGGTGATGTAATAAATGGGAATGCGGTGCGACCACTGAGTAGCCTCAGTACCTCCAGATCCAGTCTCTCAGATCTCCTCTCAGGCCAGGAGCCTTTTCAGCATCTTAGCAGTGCCAACCTTGAGGATGATTTCTCCAAAGTTGTGGGAGAAGACTCCAGTAAGGCAAACAGTGAGACGCTGAGCGGGGAGGAAGGAAGCATACCACAGAAGAAGACCAAGGACATTAGTTACCGACTGGGTCAGAGAAAAGTTCTTTTCGTGAAGCGCAAACAGTTAAGCGACTACGCATTGGTCTGTGGGATGTTTGGcattgttgtcatggtgattgAAACAGAGCTGTCAAGGGGACCTTACAGCAAG GAGTCCGTGTATTCATATGTACTGAAGGGCCTGATCAGCCTCTCCACTGCTATTCTTCTTGGACTCATTATATTGTACCATGCCAGGGAAATCCAG CTCTTCATGGTGGACAATGGGGCAGATGATTGGAGGATAGCTATGACCTTTGAGCGCATTTTCTGTGTTGCATTGGAACTTCTTATCTGTGCCATCCATCCAATACCAGGCCAGTATGTGTTCACCTGGAACGCCCGACTGGCCTTTAGCTACACAGCATCAGTAGCCGACGCTGACGTCGACATCATCCTCTCTGTGCCAATGTTCCTTCGCCTCTACCTGATTGGCCGGGTCATGCTGCTACACAGCAAGCTCTTGACAGACGCTTCCTCACGCAGTATAGGGGCACTCAACAAGATCAGCTTTGACACTCGTTTTGTCATGAAGACTCTGATGACCATCTGCCCCGGCACAGTTTTGCTGGTCTTCAGTGTGTCCTGCTGGATCATTGCAGCATGGATTGTGCGCGTATGTGAGAG CATTTATTCG CCTTCCTCAGTATTTAGATCATGTGTCTACAGGTATCATGATGCACAGGAAGTGACCAGTACCTTCCTTGGTGCAATGTGGCTGATCTCCATCACCTTCCTGTCCATTGGCTACGGCGACATGGTCCCTCACACCTACTGTGGGAAGGGTGTTTGCTTGCTGACAGGAATAATG GGAGCGGGTTGTACAGCCTTAGTGGTTGCTGTAGTTGCACGAAAGTCAGAGCTCACCAGAGCTGAGAAGCATGTGCATAACTTCATGATGGACACTCAGCTCTACAAAAAG ATAAAAAACACAGCAGCCAATGTGTTGAGGGAAACCTGGCTCATTTACAAAAATACCAAACTGGTCAAGAAAATTGACCGTGCCAGAGTTCGCCAGCATCAGCGTAAATTCCTACAAGCCATCCACCA AATGCGGACTGTCAAAATGGAGCAAAGGAAATTGACTGACCAGGCCAATACAGTTGCTGACCTTGCCAAG ACTCAGAACATGATGTATGAACTGGTGTCAGAGCTGCAGCATCGCAGTGAAGAGCTGGACAAGAGGATTTTTGCTCTGGAAGAAAAATTGGACTCCATCCATCTTAGGATCCAGTCATTGCCAGTTGCGCTTTCACAAGCAATAACAAAACTACAAAAGGATTTCCTTGATGACTTAGCCTGTCGAGTCCATTTCCTTTCATCCTCCCTGAGCTCTGAGTGCTGTTCAGTTCCTGCCCGGCAGCCATGTCCAGGTTCTACCACTAAAACACCGTGCAACTCTTAG
- the uhrf1 gene encoding E3 ubiquitin-protein ligase UHRF1, with amino-acid sequence MWIQVRTMDGKETHRVDSLSKLTKVNELRLKIEELFKVEPERQRLFYRGKQMEDGHTIFDYNVGLNDIVQLLVRQKAPPVAVVKSKDKEAELSDSDSGCGSTQSDSDKSSTHGEVEAQTAGTSAQTNTTELIDPGFGFYKINELVDARDLNMGAWFEAQIVNVTKTSKTPKEEDAEAQPTEEEILYHVKYEDYPENGEIPLLDKDVRPRARTVYQWHQLEPGMVVMVNYNPDDPKERGYWYDAEIQKKRETRTLREIYAKIILGDAGDSLNDCRIMFLTEIFKIEEPGSLADAPAGSESPLKRSNGPECKRCKDDPNKNCQWCNCHICGIKQDPDKQLLCDECDMAYHTYCLNPPLTTIPEDEDWYCPGCRNDASEVVLAGEKLKESKKKAKMASASSSSQRDWGKGMACVGRTKQCTIVPSNHYGPIPGVPVGSLWKFRVQVSESGVHRPHVAGIHGRSNDGAYSLVLAGGYEDDVDDGNEFTYTGSGGRDLSGNKRTAEQSCDQTLTHMNRALALNCNVPVNDKHGAESKSWKEGKPVRVVRSCKGRKHSKYSPEEGNRYDGIYKIVKYWPEKGKSGFLVWRYLLKRDDDEPAPWTRDGKERIKKLGLTLQYPAGYQKEKENKNEVEEEEEATPSKAKRKRKSQGSESSKTSPAKTPKKIKVEEYKLTREQKTLIKKDEANKKVWDEAMQSLSLGPKFLSKVEEIFLCICCQEVVYQPITTECQHNVCRECLQRSFKAEVYTCPACRHDLGKNYSMSVNKSLQDILHQFFPGYSNGK; translated from the exons ATGTGGATTCAAGTGCGCACGATGGATGGGAAAGAAACCCACCGGGTGGATTCCCTGTCGAAGCTGACCAAGGTGAACGAGCTGCGTTTGAAAATCGAGGAGCTCTTCAAGGTGGAGCCGGAGAGGCAGAGGTTGTTCTACCGTGGCAAACAG ATGGAGGATGGCCATACCATATTTGACTACAATGTGGGCCTAAATGATATCGTACAGCTGCTTGTGAGGCAGAAGGCACCCCCTGTTGCTGTTGTCAAAAGCAAGGACAAAGAAGCTGAGCTCTCTGACTCTGATTCTGGTTGTGGATCAACACAGAGTGACTCTGACAAGAGCTCCACTCACGGTGAGGTTGAGGCTCAAACTGCGGGAACCTCTGCCCAGACAAATACCACAGAGCTCATTGATCCTGGGTTTGGATTTTACAAG ATCAATGAGCTGGTGGATGCAAGGGATTTGAACATGGGGGCATGGTTTGAGGCGCAGATTGTCAACGTAACAAAGACGTCAAAGACTCCTAAAGAGGAAGATGCAGAGGCACAGCCCACAGAGGAAGAGATACTTTATCATGTTAAATATGAAGA CTACCCAGAGAATGGGGAGATTCCGTTACTGGATAAGGATGTTCGTCCACGGGCCCGTACGGTCTACCAGTGGCACCAGCTGGAACCAGGaatggttgtcatggtgaacTACAATCCAGATGACCCTAAGGAGCGTGGCTACTGGTATGATGCtgagatccaaaaaaaaagggagacacGCACTCTGAGGGAGATCTACGCCAAGATTATCCTGGG TGATGCTGGTGATTCTCTTAATGATTGCCGGATCATGTTCCTGactgaaatttttaaaatcgAGGAGCCTGGTTCCCTGGCTGATGCCCCAGCTGGATCTGAAAGTCCACTAAAAA GATCAAATGGACCCGAGTGTAAGCGCTGTAAGGATGATCCCAACAAAAACTGCCAGTGGTGTAACTGCCACATCTGTGGCATCAAGCAGGAtcctgacaaacagctgctgtgcGATGAATGTGACATGGCCTATCACACCTACTGCCTGAACCCTCCACTCACCACCATTCCAGAAGATGAGGACTG GTATTGCCCAGGTTGCCGCAATGATGCCAGTGAGGTTGTGTTAGCTGGAGAGAAGCTGAAGGAGAGcaagaaaaaagcaaagatgGCTTCTGCCAGCTCCTCCAGCCAGAGGGACTGGGGCAAG GGAATGGCCTGTGTTGGTCGAACCAAACAGTGCACCATCGTCCCGTCAAACCACTACGGTCCAATCCCTGGGGTCCCCGTCGGCTCCCTGTGGAAGTTTAGAGTGCAG GTCAGTGAGTCAGGCGTCCACAGGCCACACGTCGCTGGGATTCACGGCAGGAGCAATGATGGCGCCTACTCTCTGGTCCTGGCAGGAGGCTATGAGGATGATGTG GATGATGGCAATGAGTTTACTTACACTGGCTCTGGAGGCCGAGATCTGTCTGGAAACAAGAGGACAGCTGAGCAATCTTGTGATCAGACCCTTACTCACATGAACCG GGCGTTGGCTCTGAACTGCAATGTCCCTGTCAATGACAAGCATGGAGCGGAATCCAAGAGCTGGAAGGAGGGCAAACCAGTCAGAGTTGTTCGCAGTTGCAAAGGTCGCAAGCACAGTAAATACTCCCCTGAGGAAGGAAACCGATATGACGGGATATATAAG ATTGTAAAGTACTGGCCAGAAAAGGGCAAGTCTGGCTTCTTGGTGTGGCGTTACCTGTTGAagcgtgatgatgatgagcctGCACCATGGACCAGAGATGGCAAGGAACGCATCAAGAAGCTTGGTCTGACTTTGCAG TATCCTGCTGGTTAtcaaaaagagaaggagaacaaAAACGaagtggaagaagaggaggaagcaaCACCCAGCAAggcaaagaggaagagaaaatcTCAGGGCAGCG AATCCTCCAAGACCTCACCAGCCAAGACTCCTaagaaaataaaggtggaaGAATACAAGCTTACCAGAGAGCAGAAAACCCTCATTAAAAAGGATGAGGCAAACAAGAAAGTGTGGGATGAAGCTATGCAGTCTCTGTCACTTGGACCG AAATTCTTGAGCAAAGTTGAAGAAATTTTCCTCTGCATTTGCTGTCAAGAGGTGGTTTATCAGCCTATCACCACAGAGTGCCAACACAACGTCTGCAGG GAATGCCTTCAGCGATCTTTCAAAGCAGAGGTGTACACCTGCCCGGCCTGCAGACATGACCTGGGCAAAAACTACTCCATGTCTGTGAACAAATCCCTGCAAGACATTCTTCATCAGTTTTTCCCAGGGTACAGCAATGGGAAATAA